In Pueribacillus theae, the DNA window CCTCACCTTTCATCGTTTCTTAACCGTACTATACTTTAGCTACTCTTATATTGCTAACCATAAGCACTGTCAATAAAGCTGTTAAAATCGCAAAAAACAGGATAGGAAGATATGGAACGAGCAAGGAACTTAAAGTCATCGCTACTCCGGCAACAGTAATTGGAATGCCGTAAAACACACCATCAAATTCTTTTACGTTGTAGCGGGCCAAGCGAATTGCCCCGCACAAAATATAAAGTATCGTCAACATCATACCAATTCGTGGCATTTCAAATAAGGTTGTTTGATAGATTAGTAACGCAGGGGCAACACCAAATGAAACGAGGTCGCACAGTGAATCAAGTTCTTTGCCAAAATCCGATTCGGCATTGTATTTCCGCGCAACCATCCCATCGAAACGATCAAACAATGCAGCTAGGAAAATAAACAGCAAGCTCATATGGCTGTACCCTTTTAATATAATTAATATCGCAATAATACCGAAACTAAGATTTAGTAATGTAATCCCATTGGCAAGTTGGGCTTTTATTTTAGTATAATCAATATATCGAAATAAAAACATAAAATCACTCCATTAAATACTATTATGATAAAGAGGAATTGAGTTATTTGCTGAAAACAATTTTTAAATACTTCGTTGAACTGTCAGGAAATCCTTTTGCTTCTTCCTTGCTAAAATCAATGACAAGCTCAAGAATAAGCCGCCCGCTTATTCAACCGTTTTCTACTATATATCGAATCAATGAAAACGAAATGGAGCATCCGATCCATCACTACAATACGTTGCAGGAATTTTTTACTAGGCGCTTGAAGCCAAATGTCCGCCCAATTAATCAATCTCCAAATACAATCGTGTCTCCTGTTGACGGCATTTTAAGTGATATGGGCAAAATCTCTTCCGACCAGTCCTTTTATATTAAAAACCGCTTATATACTGTGAAGGAAGTGCTCGGTGATGATCGGAAAGCCGCTGATTACGTAGATGGCTACTTTTTTATCCTGTATTTATCCCCAAGCCATTATCATCGCGTCCATTACCCAATTAATGGGGAAGTGGCCTTTCGGTATGCACTCGGGGAGAAATCTTACCCGGTTAATCATTTAGGAACGCTATTTGGCGATAAACCGTTTTCTACCAATTACCGATTAATTTCGGAATTATCGACTTGTTTCGGTAAAATTGCCCTTGTAAAGATTGGTGCTTTAAATATTAACAGCATCCACCTTCTCCATTCGTCAACTAATTTTAAAAAAGGAGAAGAACTAGGCTATTTTTCGTTCGGATCTACGGTCATGCTATTTATCGAAAAAAATCCGCGCTTCAAGCCGACAACCGTGATTAATAGTGAAGTGCATATGGGACAACCCATTGGCGAATGGACTTAGAATTTAAGCCGCTATATTGTTCTTCGTTTTTTAGAATAGCATTTATAGAAAATGAGTATAATTGTAAGAACAAGCAGGAACAGTATTAAACTCCACATATATTTTTGAATATATAAGAAAATATGTTCCCAATTTTCTCCGAGATGATAACCAATGCCCAAAAAGATGATCACCCAAACGAAAGAACCTATATACGCAAACAAGGCAAACCGTTTGAAGGAAAAACGGGTAATCCCGGCGAGATAGGCAGCAACGTGTCTGACGCCAGGTATGAAAAAAGAAATAATAAGCATGAGAGAACCATATTTATGAAACAATTGATTTGTTTTACGTATGGTTTTTTCTTTAATAAAAAGCTTTGGGCCGTATTTGTTAAGGAAAGGCTCTCCCAATTTTATTCCCAGTAAATAGCTAATTGAAATTCCGCAAAGCGACCCAAAAAAGGCGGATGCTAATAGCAAAAAGAAGCTCATTTCGCCTAAAGAAGTAACATAGCCCAAATACGTTAAAATGATTTCGTCAGGCACAGGGAACCAGATGCCGATTACCCCGAAAGACAATATAATAAAAGCTGTGATATATCCATAATGGCCGATTAGCAGATGCCAAGTTCCCATCTTATTTGCCTGCTTTCTATGCGGTATAAAAGAACGTTACCATTATACTACAATAAATCAAAGGCATAAAAAGTTTTAATATTTTAATTATTTCAAAACCAAGTTGCGATTAATCACGCCGCAACCGTCCGTAAGATCTTCGCGGATGGAAGTATCGCTTTATCGACTATCTGCCCTAATAATGGCCCCACTTTCAGACTAGAGGAAGAATCGCCTAAAAGTGGGCTAGCGGATGGTCCTTAATAGATATGTTTCTTCATTCCTTTCCAAACGTTTTCGGCATGGCGACCGCAATAACCTCTCCCTTGGCACACAATGTATCGTCCGCAAAAACTTCGACTTCGACTT includes these proteins:
- a CDS encoding phosphatidylserine decarboxylase encodes the protein MLKTIFKYFVELSGNPFASSLLKSMTSSRISRPLIQPFSTIYRINENEMEHPIHHYNTLQEFFTRRLKPNVRPINQSPNTIVSPVDGILSDMGKISSDQSFYIKNRLYTVKEVLGDDRKAADYVDGYFFILYLSPSHYHRVHYPINGEVAFRYALGEKSYPVNHLGTLFGDKPFSTNYRLISELSTCFGKIALVKIGALNINSIHLLHSSTNFKKGEELGYFSFGSTVMLFIEKNPRFKPTTVINSEVHMGQPIGEWT
- a CDS encoding DedA family protein — protein: MGTWHLLIGHYGYITAFIILSFGVIGIWFPVPDEIILTYLGYVTSLGEMSFFLLLASAFFGSLCGISISYLLGIKLGEPFLNKYGPKLFIKEKTIRKTNQLFHKYGSLMLIISFFIPGVRHVAAYLAGITRFSFKRFALFAYIGSFVWVIIFLGIGYHLGENWEHIFLYIQKYMWSLILFLLVLTIILIFYKCYSKKRRTI
- the pssA gene encoding CDP-diacylglycerol--serine O-phosphatidyltransferase; the encoded protein is MFLFRYIDYTKIKAQLANGITLLNLSFGIIAILIILKGYSHMSLLFIFLAALFDRFDGMVARKYNAESDFGKELDSLCDLVSFGVAPALLIYQTTLFEMPRIGMMLTILYILCGAIRLARYNVKEFDGVFYGIPITVAGVAMTLSSLLVPYLPILFFAILTALLTVLMVSNIRVAKV